The sequence TTCTACATAATATTTTCTGCAAGAATTCTCAGAACTCTAAAATTATCTTTCATCTTATTGTAGTTTCTTTACTCTGTGATTTACGATGCATAGTAACTATTGCCTTTTATATGCAAGCCGCATTTTAAGAGAGGCAAAAACTAAACTGTTAATGCTGAGCCCTTATGGCCCACTTGCATATGGAGCCAAAGgcatttcatgttttatttctcaagGTGTTTAGTATTTAAGTCACTATCAACAACAGGAATAAAATGTACATTAGTGAACTTTCATTCTAATAGGCTATGGCTTAAAAGCCTACCAACTGAACCGTTTTTTATAGTATTGCACTTAACTTTAGTATTAAACTGATAATTGAAGCCTGCACAGAACTCATTTTATAAcaatatttcaattaaaaaagcaataaataaaatgcagtatcttaaaaaaaaatgccagtagGTTTAGTCCATATTTCTCGCACCACAGTCCAAACTGCATCATCTGAAATAGGTCTGGGACAGTCTTTGGATACCAACTGCATAGTTCTTTCAACATAATAGACTACCCATAACAATAAGAGAAGCAATTAAAGCTTTCTACAGTAATATTATATACTCAAGGGTACTGTCTTTCAGTTTACATCTCAATTAGCTTAAAAGGATTTGTTGCCTTTGCTCGATAGCTTCAGAAGTTAGACACAGTTATTCTGTGCCTACATATTGGCTCTACTGTGTTATTTTACAGGCAAGTTgagtcttttttaaaatatgttatatTAAGCCTGATAATGATGTGGAGACTTCTGCTCCTAAACCAGGAAGttgtttcctaaaatttagTAACTTGTCATTGCAGCGACAAGTTGGTTAAGTCTTTAGCAGTCTCTCTAATCATCTGTTCTACCTTGGGATTTTCAGCTCCACTGGTTACTAGCTCCTTGTCAATAAGCCCCAGGTTGTGCAAATTGAGAATGGAATCAGCAATAATCCGTGCTGTCCTCTTCTGGTAGCCTCCAGACGTCACCATCAGGATTGGGATTCTGCGGCTTCTGGCAGCCTTGAACACAACTTCATCTCTCTTCACAATTCCCTGCAAGTTTACAAGAGTTACAAAGGAgggggaaagcaaaaaaaaagagagagagagaggtgatACAAATATGATATTTTAGTACTAGCCTATGGTTTATGGATTTATAGTATTGGCTGCTTGGTAAGTGATTAAGTCCTACATTTtacaaaactaattaaaaattcatttaaaagtcCCATTAGCAGGTTTACATGcataatcatttaaaaaaaggaaaaagcgcAAATCACAAATGTTTGACTTTGGTTTTACAGGACATAACAGATAAAAGTCTTTAGTACAAATTCCTAGAAAAATTCCTGCTCAAAGGCCATAAACTCTAAACTGACTACAAAGTTTATAAATGTTCAGCCTATTTTACAGGTGAGGAATTGAGACTAAGAAAGATTGTCTGAATTCAGAGTGCTTTAGTTTGTGCTCAACTTGCATAGCACCCTCTGACAAAAGTTTAGGAGCTTGATCAAcctacagaatgaaaaattcaaATCAGATCTTACACGTTCACAATAACTAGCTGAATTATCAGCTTCCagtttctttaataaaaactaATACTAAAAGAATCTATGGCTGAAGGGGGAGTTGCAAATTGTAAGTAATGGTAAATccatagaaaggaaaataaattctaaataaCCTCTTACTAATGGAGAAGGGGATGGAactaaaaaataacaaagattGCTGACCAAAAGGTACTGTACTGTCATTGAACCCATACAACAGAAGATTTCAACTCTCTTGGGTTTCAAATAAGTacatgtggggaaaaaaagagaattcagAAATAAGTGAGAACAGAATTAGCATTTACTTTTGTGGAAAAAGTAAAAGCGGAGAGTTCCAGAGATACactcctaaaaaaaaagatactaatGACATAATAGACAACAGCTTACAATGGACAGCTCAAAATTTAAATAACTGCAAAATAactggagaaggggaaaaggattaaaatgcaatcaaatacaaaaaaaataaggaagcagcagcaaaagttGTACAACAAAATCACTATGCACTACTCAGACTGGTTAGAGGAAGACTATAAATACATCAAGAAGTATTAccctgccattaaaaaaaaaattagaccaCAAACAAATGGTAAAGGGAAAGAACAAAATTCAAATGtagctgaaaaaatattttgtaaaaccATACAACAGTAATGTTTTTTGTATAGTTTGACACAGCTCTGTAAAAGGACAATGGGAGTAAGGAATAATAactgaaaaacaagacaaaggaaactgaagaattttattAGGAACAGATCCTTAAAGGAAGtaacagaattacagaatgaGCTGCACACCCCTTGGGAACCATCGCTGGATGCAGCAAACATTATACCACACAAGAACTGGAAGCAGTCACTATTCATAGAAGCCTGACCACCTCATCCCTTCTCCAGCATCTCTAGTGGCTGAGCCTGGAAGAACTGAGGGGAAAACACACGGGCTTATTCCAGCATTTGCGTGttaccaagaaagaaaatacataaactgAAAATGACAGCCTAATACACTTGCCACTTACAAACAAAGATAAGAGGGACTTACCTGCTACACCACAAGTTTTCTGGCTATAGCCTCAAGCACCAAGAAACTACTACTCATAACACTCCGAGGAGGCATAACTTTGAGTAGAATTAACACTGtagcaagattttaaaatatgaatgacATCTACAACTGTAGGACTGAAGACTGGACTAACGAAACTTTACAAGATTAATTTTCCAGGTTCGATGCCTTCAGTTTCAGCATTTCCAGCAGCCTGGGATTTCAAGCTTGGTGAAACATTCCATTCACACCTAAGCCAACAAGATTAGTGAGATGGGAAACCCTGCCCtcaattcagaaaacaaaggctTGATACAGAAACCTTTTCTTCATTAGAAGaacttaaagggggcctacaggaaggatggggagaatctttttagcaaggcctgctgtaacagaacaaggaataatggatttaaactaaagaagaatagatttagactagacataagaaaggaattttttacaatgagggtggtcaagcactggaacaggttgcccagagaggcagtggaggccccatccctagaaacattcaaggtcaggttggatagggttctgagcaacctgatctaattaaagctgtccctgttcactgcagaggggttgggctagatgacctctacaggtcccttccaacccaaagctttctatgattctataattagGCACCTGAGCCACTGGCTGCGCACAGAAATAGCACTCTGCCTTTCATCTCTACTTGTGACCAGAAGAATCATTTCAcctttcttccccatccctACATTTTGTCCCTTTCCCTACACAGCACCCAACAAGCTACAGCAACTCATTTTTCTTGGCATTTAACACTGCTCCTCCTCAAATAGCagaaaaaattttgaaaaggcaCATCTTGAAGTATTCGCCACCTATCGCTAGCTTGCATTTCTCTTGGTGGTCCCTGCTTTCCAAAAAGCTCTGCTCCACCAAATCAAATGAGATCTTACACCTCAGGTCATATCCTCTCCAAGGTCAGAACCAAACAAGACCAAGCCCCtcagctcttcctttctccttcgAAACTTTTACATAGCCAGGGAAACAAAACCTGCAGATTCAGAATGGCTCCCGAGTCATTCCACCTTGGGTCCACTGAGGACTTTGCAGCCAGTCAGAAAGCAACGAAGCAGCTGCTCAGTGACAGAGATGGTAAGAATGAGGAAATACATAAGGAAGccaacaaaacccaagcaaGGAACTAGAACTCTGTGCAAAAGGAAGCATCTGAGAACTGAAgtactgaaaagcagaatgaaaactgaACAGATCAAGCGATGGCTTGATTAGAAGGGAATCTGAGAGCTCACAAATCAAGAAAGCACTTTTCTATACTGAACTGGTGGACAGTAAAAGAGAACcaaatgtgaaaacagaagagggACAGAACCAAGGAACTGTCAGAGAaggaattcttaaaaaaatggaggaaataaGAGATCtgtaaatttttgtttattttgagaaaagcaGACTTGCTACATCTGGAAGGTGAAGACTTCTATGAAACTATACAGAATAAATCAAAATTTGAAACTGGGGAGAGAGAAGGTAAATTGAACTGAAAAAAGGGTAATGATACTTGTATAGAAAAGaatgaggaaagggaaaaaaaatctgttcatttgCTAAGAATACACACACAGGCTGCACAAAATTGCTAGAACTGGAAGATACCAGAAGAGCAATTTAAAACAGCTGGGAGTGCTACAAAAGAAAGTAAGCCTAAGATACACACTGGAGGCAGGTGACAAAAGAAATATATCGCAAAATGGGTTATGTGAgggtaaaagaaacaaagaaagaaagaaccaaacaggaaaaataggAGTCAGGTGAAGTGTGAAATTATATGCCTCTCTGGTTACTGTCTTGATGTTCAAAATCAGTGCATTTTAGAAAGAAGACAAATGATACTGGAACAAGCAcctgaagaacaaaaatatttagtcaGGAAGAGACAACAAAAAGCATGGTGAAAGAGCAACGACAATGTATCTATACATATCTATAACAGCAAATGCTCTAGTTTAGTGTAAAGTATGCACCTTACCTTCAGCTAACAAACAGCCTGTccttgtttcagctgggatagagttaattttcttcctagtagcaggcatagtgctgtgttttgcatttagtaggagaagaatgctgataacacactgatggtttagttgccgctaagtgctgcttatgctagtcaaggacttttcagcttcccatgctctgccaggtgcacaagaaactgggagggggcacagccagaacagttgatccacactgaccaaagggctattccataccatatgacaccatgctcagtatataaactgggggtaGCTgactggggggcagcaatcgctgcttgggaactgtctgggtatcggtcggcaggtggtgagcaattgcattgtgcatcacttgctttgtatattattattactgttattattatatcactattattactactactattttactttattttgtttcaattattaaactgttcttatcatctcaacccaggagttttctcattcttactcttctgactctctcccccatcccactggggcagggggagtgagcaagcggctgcatagtgcttagttgctggctgggttaaaccatgacacagccACAGGAAAGTCTCTAGGTATTTTAGTATCATACAAACCTGAGGTGAAATAGCAAGTCCTCCCAATGGATCGCCATCCAGAATATCAGTCCCAGCATTATAGACAATGATGTCAGGTTTTAACTCATTTAATGCTCCTTCCACGTGAGTATGTACCTTCTGAAGATATTCTGTATCCTCTGTACCCCACTCTAATTCCACCTTGCGTTTTATggcacctaaaaaaaaaaagtttcgATGTTACTCAATAAACAAAGcattgctttgaaagaaaatggaagatttaggtaagcaagagaaaaaggtaACATTTCTGGAAGTTTTGTAAATACATTGAATTTTCACAGAACcttcaattaaagaaaattattcaacTACTTGTTTTCCCAGCAAATGTAAGCACAATGACCTTGAAAAAATTCCACTGAAGAGGGAAAATTAGATgcaggccggggggggggggggggggggggggggggggggcgggggagaccTGTGAGTCACAAGTGGAAAATGTTCTTGAATAGTAGCTGATCTACATGTCCATTTATCAATcagcaaagaaatcaaagaaaattaataacttAGAAGTAATCTAAATAAAgcataaggaaaagaaaacactgagttGCACAGGAAACAGTTGGGGGAAAACCACAAGATAAATATCACTGAGAAATTAttaagatgttttatttttaatcacaacACTCAAAACTTAACAGCAAGGGATCATGAATTTATGTGAATTGCTTTATAAATGTATAACAAGATTCAGCTTTGCCCCAAGCATTTTCAATTTAATGTTCTTACCCTATAATCCTACCAGAAGAGCAAATATATATTCttaatttaaatcaaattatttataatgcTTCTAATAAAGCCTTTGGCCAAAGCCTTCTACACCTCACACTTCATCTGTAGAAAGGGAATGCTAGCATTGCCAGCTTCACAGGAGAAGGGCGAGttcagtatttcagattttctgagAAGGGCTTACTCTGTTTTGGTCTTAATCCATCTGTTCAAAATGCTGCCATTTGACATACGAATAAAGGGATGcttttcttggggggggggggggggaaggaatcTTCATTTACCTGCAATTTGTCTGCTTACAGACATGATGTGTTTTAAATGGTCATTTTTTAGTTTAATACCTTGAAATACATATACTacaattttcaaaatctttacTAGTTAAAAAACAGAAGTACAATGCACTGTGCCTAATTCTTGTGCAGAACCCAAATTAAGTAGGCTTTTTGGAATGACAGCATCATTGAAGAAATTCAACAGCAGAAGAACATCTCCCCCAATAAACTATGATTCAGTTAACAAATTAAGCCTGTAATAAATGACAGTGCAACAGAATCAAAGACCAAATAAACTCTGGGCTTTAGCATTCCAATTTAGTCATTATCAAAACCCCATTAATTAACTGTGACAGGTCACCAGACACAATAGGCACATCACAGTAGGgataaacaaacaacaacaacaacaacaacaacaaaaagcaccAGCTCTTAACATTTGTATGACTTCCTTTTGCTTCCCAACTTGTTTCACATTCAGATGCATCTTGTTTTCTAGATGCTTATAAAACAAGTTCTACTGGTAACACAACACCTAAATATGTTATAAATTATAACTTTCAAAAGAACGTGAAACGTTTTTACACAGTACTAGCTAATCCTTAGTGAATTCTACACACATAAATTTAGTGTAAGGGAAAGATTAAGTTCTAACAGTTGTCTCCAAATCAAAAGGATTACTTAACTCACTGTTCTAAGCGTGGCATGAGCTTTTGAATGGACTACTAACAAAGTCCTCATAACACCTACACCTTGCATTCCAGAAATCCATTCCAGAAGCGAGGGAAAACATTACAGCGTTAAGACTATTGTGATATATCACAATGATCATTGAAAATTGTACATTcaatgtgaaattaaaaaaaaaaaaaaatctagttacCATTGTGGCAAAGAAGCTTATTAGTAAATGAGAAAGTTATTTAACAACACAGTAGCTCTGCTACATTTTGGAATATGGATTTCAATTATACTTACATTTAGCAAATCCATCCCCTGGATAAATATATCTATTGTACACATCCATAATATATACCCGATGATCATCCATAAAGTCCCTCTCATGGCCATTTCCCTGAAGGAAAATTACAGTTAGCTATTCCTAGCATACTAACacagaattaaataatttgtgaaTTCTAGAGTAATTAAGACTACAAAGATCTAATATTTAAAACGCCTGTGACATTCTCTTATTTATAGTCTTGAAGGTTATTTTGAGGTGTAGAATTTTGGTGGCTTTGACAGCATCAGTCTGAAGACTGCAGGTATTACCAAAATCAACATCCTTATATCTCTGTGAAGGCAATTATCATAGATCTCATCGCacatataagaaaaataaatgaaaattagaaGCTAATTGTCTCCAGCAGCATTACAAAAGCAACTGTGACCACCAAACAGATCTCTCATCTTtcaactgtgaaaaaaaaaaccgaaACCAAAAAAGTCACCTTCAACTGCTGCAGGGATACTTATACGCTTATACAAggattaataaataaataaataaatcagactACAGCTCTTCTGATAATTCAAGCCTTGGTGAGATAAGTAATCCctggaaaaaattacaaacacTAAAGACCCAACAGTTTAAGATATTGTTTAACACCAGGAATTCCCTACAAAAAGATTGTATGTGGTGTAAAGATGGATGCTCAAGAGAAAACTCAGATTCTGAatattcccccccacccccatttctgaatttaaatagtattattttgGCTCTCATTTAGACTTCTTTTCCACTGGTATAAAAATCATCTTTTCACAGCAATCGCTAAGATGATTTTGCTGAAATCAGTTTATCATACAGGATCCCAACCCCTACCCCaacagaatttaatttaaactatAGAAACAGACATTTCCACAGATCTATCTTCTGTAATTCAGTTACATAATTTAtgtccctgggcagttaagCTGTATTTCTGCTACAACCTCTGCTcctggaaacaaacaaacaaacagaattaCTAGGCTAAAGCTAGTCAATGTGTGTGAAAAGCAGAATGGGaagctttgtatttctttatgcTAAAAAATGGCAACTCCTACTTATTTCTTTAGCACTTTTGGTCCACAAATAAACAGTTCATGAACAGAAATCTAGGAATATTAGAGCCTCTGGGTGAACTATTTTCTTATGAAAAGTGAAATCACCAATGCACCAAGAATTGGAACACTTACAAGATGAGAATATgtgcatatttaaaaaggatTTGCTGAGCTACTACTTCACACACACCTCATTccacaaagaaaggaaacaaaggggTGATTAAGTGTGCAGACTGAGATTACCAGCATGATAcctgaaaaccaaaatacattCCAAGACATTCTTAAACAACAAAAcgaaaacaccccaaaaaagcacaaaaaatcCACACCCTGACAGACATGGCTGAAGAGAATCATGAACACAAAACATCCTTCTATTGTATAATCTATGTCCTTATTTCATAGTAATTTTAGGATGCCTTAACATGCAGCTAAGAGAAATGATTGAAGATGCAAAACTTGCAGCCATTAGAGCTGCCATGGAGGTACTTAAAAATGGCTTATTTACACATACTAAATTATCTTCAATGCTTCAGATTGGACATAATTTTGGTGCATTAactgcttttctaaaaatactatTTCCCTCCTTTCAGGATTTATTTTGGAAATCCTAACAAAGATAAGATTTGTTCTCAGTTACCCATGGTAAATCACTTCACACCAGGTGAAGAGCGATGTATTCATTACTTCATTAGCCTGAAGCCAGGCTTTCCATT is a genomic window of Pelecanus crispus isolate bPelCri1 chromosome 7, bPelCri1.pri, whole genome shotgun sequence containing:
- the HDAC11 gene encoding histone deacetylase 11 isoform X2, producing MGLEKLHPFDAGKWGKVINFLKEEKLIADDLIVQAREATDEDLLVVHTRRYLNKLKWSFVVATITEIPPVAFLPNFVVQRKVLKPLRTQTGGTIMAGKLAVDRGWAINVGGGFHHCSSDKGGGFCAYADITLAIKFLFERVQGVSKATIIDLDAHQGNGHERDFMDDHRVYIMDVYNRYIYPGDGFAKCAIKRKVELEWGTEDTEYLQKVHTHVEGALNELKPDIIVYNAGTDILDGDPLGGLAISPQGIVKRDEVVFKAARSRRIPILMVTSGGYQKRTARIIADSILNLHNLGLIDKELVTSGAENPKVEQMIRETAKDLTNLSLQ
- the HDAC11 gene encoding histone deacetylase 11 isoform X1; the protein is MGLEKLHPFDAGKWGKVINFLKEEKLIADDLIVQAREATDEDLLVVHTRRYLNKLKRKVLKPLRTQTGGTIMAGKLAVDRGWAINVGGGFHHCSSDKGGGFCAYADITLAIKFLFERVQGVSKATIIDLDAHQGNGHERDFMDDHRVYIMDVYNRYIYPGDGFAKCAIKRKVELEWGTEDTEYLQKVHTHVEGALNELKPDIIVYNAGTDILDGDPLGGLAISPQGIVKRDEVVFKAARSRRIPILMVTSGGYQKRTARIIADSILNLHNLGLIDKELVTSGAENPKVEQMIRETAKDLTNLSLQ